The following coding sequences lie in one Bacteroides helcogenes P 36-108 genomic window:
- a CDS encoding ABC transporter substrate-binding protein, translated as MTRTPFIATIFFCTLCITACGSKSKQTSVEFSSVASDTVLVVDTAITLKPVYAKGYSVRYFSGNVRLVDICDPQKESSNIFHYALVSKGANPFGIPDNYTVVETPVRRVMCMTSLQLSNFICLNACDYVVGITSIRHLFNREMNERLKSGETAKIGIEGNFDNEVIMSMNPDVIFISPFKRGGYDAMREIGIPLVPHLGYKEMTPLGQAEWIKFIGMFIGKEAEANAKFATIEKRYNELKELAANVKKRPVVFSGEIRGGNWYAVGGKSFLAQLFRDAGADYFLKDDPRSGGVTLDFETVYSQAENADFWRIVNSYDGSFSYDALKSLDPRYADFRAFREKGVVYCNMCEKPFYESMPMEPEIVLEDLIHAFHPDLLPDYKPTYYERLK; from the coding sequence ATGACTCGAACTCCGTTTATTGCCACGATCTTTTTTTGTACTTTATGCATAACGGCTTGTGGATCAAAGTCAAAACAGACATCAGTAGAATTTTCTTCTGTAGCTTCTGACACAGTTTTAGTTGTTGATACGGCTATCACTCTTAAACCCGTATATGCAAAAGGATATTCGGTGAGATATTTTTCCGGAAATGTACGTCTGGTGGATATATGTGATCCTCAAAAGGAGAGTAGTAATATATTTCATTATGCTTTGGTGTCGAAAGGAGCAAATCCCTTCGGTATTCCCGATAATTATACGGTAGTTGAAACTCCGGTAAGGCGGGTCATGTGTATGACTTCTCTGCAACTTTCCAATTTTATCTGTTTGAATGCTTGTGATTATGTAGTGGGTATTACCAGTATCCGTCATCTCTTTAACAGGGAAATGAACGAACGCTTGAAGTCAGGTGAGACTGCGAAGATAGGTATTGAAGGTAACTTTGATAACGAAGTGATAATGAGCATGAATCCGGATGTTATCTTTATCTCTCCTTTCAAACGTGGAGGTTATGATGCCATGCGTGAAATAGGCATCCCTTTAGTTCCTCATTTGGGATATAAAGAGATGACGCCTTTGGGACAAGCAGAATGGATTAAATTTATCGGCATGTTTATAGGAAAAGAAGCAGAAGCAAATGCTAAGTTTGCCACTATTGAAAAGAGATATAATGAATTAAAGGAATTGGCTGCAAATGTGAAGAAGCGTCCGGTGGTTTTCAGTGGTGAGATACGCGGTGGCAATTGGTATGCAGTAGGTGGCAAGAGTTTCCTTGCTCAATTGTTCCGTGATGCCGGTGCAGATTATTTTTTGAAAGATGACCCTCGTTCGGGTGGTGTTACACTGGATTTTGAAACAGTATATAGCCAGGCGGAAAATGCGGATTTCTGGCGTATTGTAAACAGCTATGACGGATCTTTCTCATACGATGCATTGAAATCGCTTGATCCCCGTTATGCTGATTTTCGAGCATTTCGTGAGAAAGGGGTTGTTTATTGTAATATGTGTGAGAAACCTTTTTATGAGAGCATGCCTATGGAACCTGAAATTGTTCTGGAAGATTTGATTCACGCTTTTCATCCTGATTTGTTACCTGATTATAAACCGACTTATTACGAGCGTTTGAAATAA
- a CDS encoding precorrin-2 C(20)-methyltransferase: MHPIIFVSLGPGEPELITVKGLKALQKADCIFCPETRMQDGQTTSRAANIMHQLNIPENSIHRFPLSMSKQREKAIKAYEHVYMEALLLYKKDKRICIVAEGDAGFYSSVHYIFEKMHANGISVMHIAGIPAFIAAGAWSGLHVASQDERLTVIPGIATTEEIEKLICEKTVVIIMKLSKCTDEVHRCLHLHPEYQYHYFENIGTPNEKYLNDIHRIETLRFPYFSLLIIRPDTL, encoded by the coding sequence ATGCATCCAATCATCTTCGTATCTCTCGGTCCGGGTGAACCGGAATTAATTACCGTCAAAGGACTTAAAGCCTTACAAAAAGCCGACTGCATTTTTTGTCCTGAAACCCGTATGCAAGACGGACAGACTACCTCACGTGCGGCAAACATCATGCACCAACTGAATATTCCCGAAAATAGCATCCATCGTTTTCCACTTTCCATGAGCAAACAGCGAGAAAAAGCCATAAAAGCCTATGAGCATGTTTACATGGAAGCACTTTTATTGTATAAGAAAGATAAAAGAATCTGTATCGTAGCTGAAGGAGACGCAGGGTTCTACTCTTCCGTACATTATATTTTTGAGAAGATGCATGCCAATGGGATTTCGGTAATGCACATAGCCGGTATTCCCGCCTTCATTGCTGCCGGTGCATGGAGCGGGCTGCATGTTGCCAGCCAAGACGAACGCCTGACGGTCATACCCGGTATCGCTACCACAGAAGAAATAGAAAAACTGATCTGTGAAAAAACTGTAGTTATCATTATGAAACTATCCAAATGTACAGACGAAGTGCACCGATGCCTCCATTTGCATCCGGAATACCAATATCATTACTTTGAGAATATAGGAACTCCAAATGAAAAATATCTGAATGACATTCACCGGATAGAGACCCTTCGTTTTCCCTATTTTTCATTATTAATCATACGCCCAGATACCTTGTAA
- a CDS encoding DUF417 family protein translates to MKTKLQNLFVTALTLAASVQKLGINLIRVAILVIFVWIGGLKFWNYEAEGIVPFVANSPFMSFFYTKNVPEYKEYKLKEGEFNEVKHRWHVENNTYVFSHGLGILIMMIGILTFMGIFFPKIGLAGAVLAVIMTIGTLSFLVTTPEVWVPDLGSGEHGFPLLTGAGRLVIKDTAILAGAIVILSDSAKKVLNQLKK, encoded by the coding sequence ATGAAAACAAAATTGCAAAATCTGTTCGTGACTGCGTTGACACTTGCTGCTTCTGTTCAAAAACTTGGTATTAATCTAATCCGTGTTGCCATTTTGGTTATTTTTGTGTGGATTGGTGGCTTGAAATTCTGGAATTATGAGGCGGAGGGGATTGTTCCTTTTGTGGCAAACAGTCCTTTTATGAGTTTCTTTTATACAAAGAATGTACCGGAATATAAGGAATATAAATTAAAGGAAGGTGAGTTCAATGAAGTGAAACATCGGTGGCATGTGGAGAATAATACATATGTCTTTTCCCATGGTTTGGGCATTCTTATTATGATGATAGGTATTCTTACATTTATGGGGATTTTCTTTCCGAAGATCGGATTAGCAGGAGCCGTATTAGCTGTTATTATGACTATTGGTACGCTTTCTTTTCTTGTAACTACTCCTGAGGTATGGGTTCCTGATTTGGGAAGTGGAGAACATGGATTTCCATTATTGACGGGTGCAGGCCGTTTGGTGATAAAGGATACAGCCATTCTTGCAGGAGCTATTGTTATACTGTCGGACAGTGCGAAAAAAGTATTGAATCAATTAAAGAAATAG
- a CDS encoding OPT family oligopeptide transporter — MKQEEEKPITGLPESAFRELKPGEVYNPLMSPDKRYSEVNFWSISWGIAMAIIFSAAAAYLGLKVGQVFEAAIPIAIIAVGVSGAAKRKNALGENVIIQSIGASSGVIVAGAIFTLPALYILQESYPKEITVTFTQVFISSLLGGILGILFLIPFRKYFVSDMHGKYPFPEATATTQVLVSGEKGGNQAKPLLMAGIIGGMYDFIVATFGWWNENFTTRICSFGEMMAEKVKLVFKVNTGAAVLGLGYIVGLKYASIICAGSLTVWWIIIPCMSLIWGDSILNQWNPEITDAIGVMAPEEIFKYYAKSIGIGGIAMAGIIGIIKSWSIIKGAVGLAAKEMGGKSNADIHVKRTQRDLPMKIIAIGSIITLALVVLFFYFDVMQGNLIHTVVAILLVAGIAFLFTTVAANAIAIVGTNPVSGMTLMTLILASVVMVAVGLKGPEGMVAALVMGGVVCTALSMAGGFITDLKIGYWLGSTPAKQEAWKFLGTIVSAATVGGVMIILNKTYGFTSGQLAAPQANAMAAVIEPLMNGVGAPWLLYGIGAILAVILNFCKIPALAFALGMFIPLELNVPLVVGGAMNWYVTSRSKNASLNTERGEKGTLLASGFIAGGALMGVVSAAMRFGGINLINDAWLQNSWSEVLALGAYAVLILYFIKASMKIK, encoded by the coding sequence ATGAAACAAGAAGAAGAAAAGCCGATTACCGGACTGCCGGAAAGTGCTTTCCGTGAATTGAAACCGGGTGAAGTATATAATCCCTTGATGAGTCCGGACAAAAGATATTCTGAAGTAAACTTTTGGTCAATATCATGGGGAATTGCTATGGCAATCATCTTTTCGGCCGCTGCCGCCTATCTGGGTCTGAAGGTAGGACAAGTCTTTGAAGCTGCAATTCCCATTGCCATTATTGCCGTCGGCGTATCCGGTGCTGCAAAACGAAAAAATGCGTTAGGCGAGAATGTCATTATCCAATCCATCGGCGCCAGTTCCGGCGTTATCGTAGCAGGAGCTATCTTCACCTTGCCGGCCTTGTATATTCTTCAAGAAAGTTATCCCAAAGAAATTACCGTGACCTTCACACAAGTATTTATAAGTTCTTTATTAGGCGGCATATTGGGTATTCTTTTCCTTATTCCTTTCCGTAAATACTTTGTAAGCGATATGCATGGCAAATATCCTTTTCCCGAAGCTACGGCAACTACACAAGTGCTCGTCTCCGGTGAGAAAGGCGGCAATCAGGCCAAACCATTATTAATGGCGGGTATCATCGGCGGTATGTACGACTTCATCGTGGCTACCTTTGGCTGGTGGAATGAAAATTTTACTACCCGCATCTGCAGTTTCGGCGAAATGATGGCCGAAAAGGTAAAGTTAGTATTCAAAGTAAATACTGGTGCAGCCGTACTCGGTTTGGGCTATATCGTAGGATTGAAATACGCCTCCATCATCTGTGCTGGCTCACTGACCGTATGGTGGATTATCATTCCGTGCATGTCTCTTATTTGGGGAGACAGCATACTGAACCAATGGAATCCCGAAATTACAGACGCCATAGGAGTTATGGCTCCTGAAGAAATCTTCAAATATTATGCCAAGAGCATCGGAATCGGCGGCATTGCCATGGCAGGCATTATCGGTATCATCAAGTCATGGAGCATCATCAAAGGTGCGGTAGGGCTGGCAGCAAAAGAAATGGGTGGAAAATCCAATGCAGACATTCACGTAAAGCGTACGCAGCGCGACCTTCCCATGAAAATCATTGCCATCGGCTCTATTATTACGCTGGCATTGGTAGTATTGTTCTTTTACTTTGATGTAATGCAAGGAAATCTGATACACACTGTTGTAGCTATTTTACTCGTAGCCGGCATTGCTTTCCTGTTCACCACGGTAGCCGCCAACGCCATCGCTATTGTTGGTACAAATCCGGTTTCGGGCATGACACTGATGACATTGATTTTAGCGTCCGTAGTAATGGTGGCCGTCGGCCTGAAAGGTCCCGAAGGCATGGTTGCCGCACTCGTTATGGGCGGAGTCGTTTGTACTGCGTTGTCTATGGCAGGCGGATTCATTACCGACCTGAAGATTGGCTACTGGCTTGGCAGTACTCCTGCCAAACAGGAAGCGTGGAAGTTTCTTGGAACAATAGTCTCTGCTGCTACGGTGGGAGGGGTAATGATTATCCTCAACAAGACATACGGCTTCACCAGCGGACAACTTGCAGCACCGCAGGCCAACGCGATGGCTGCCGTAATCGAGCCATTGATGAACGGTGTCGGTGCTCCTTGGTTATTATATGGCATCGGGGCTATACTTGCCGTTATCCTGAATTTCTGTAAAATCCCCGCACTGGCATTTGCATTGGGCATGTTCATTCCGTTAGAGCTGAACGTGCCATTGGTAGTAGGCGGTGCAATGAACTGGTACGTGACCAGTCGCAGCAAGAATGCTTCCCTCAATACCGAACGTGGAGAAAAAGGGACCTTGCTTGCGTCCGGATTCATTGCCGGTGGCGCGTTAATGGGAGTAGTCAGTGCCGCCATGCGTTTTGGAGGCATCAATCTGATCAACGACGCATGGTTGCAGAACTCTTGGTCCGAAGTTCTGGCTCTCGGGGCTTATGCCGTCCTGATTCTTTATTTCATTAAAGCTTCGATGAAAATAAAATAA
- a CDS encoding AraC family transcriptional regulator — translation MDYQFNTRLNGNIAMTYHFHENMSLKCDKTLYKFIWVQKGVLSIEVDHIPMRLSENEIITLTPLHHLEVKEVKGEYLTFVFNSNFYCIYGHDNEVSCNGFLFYGSSRIMRLSLSTEQSFNLYDIVRIFRQESSVQDNLQEEMLRIVLKRFIITCTRIARLKFDVKKDDEKAFDIIRQFYVLVDQNFREKKQVKDYADILCRSPKTLSNLFSACSLPSPLKVIHERIEAEAKRLLLYTGKSAKEIGLILGFEDLASFSRFFKKMTGEGVSDYRKRVQREELPIIEE, via the coding sequence ATGGATTACCAGTTTAACACACGTTTAAATGGCAATATAGCCATGACATATCATTTTCATGAGAATATGTCATTGAAATGTGACAAGACATTATATAAGTTTATTTGGGTACAGAAGGGGGTATTGTCAATAGAAGTGGATCATATTCCAATGCGCCTGTCTGAAAATGAGATTATTACTTTGACGCCATTGCATCATTTGGAGGTGAAAGAAGTAAAAGGTGAATATCTGACCTTTGTGTTCAATAGCAATTTTTATTGCATCTATGGGCATGACAATGAAGTATCTTGCAATGGTTTTCTTTTCTATGGTTCATCAAGGATTATGCGTTTGTCATTATCTACCGAACAGTCCTTCAACCTGTATGATATCGTTCGTATTTTTCGTCAGGAGTCCTCCGTACAGGATAATCTTCAGGAAGAGATGTTGCGTATTGTACTGAAGCGTTTCATCATAACCTGTACGCGCATTGCTCGCCTGAAATTTGATGTAAAAAAGGATGACGAGAAAGCTTTTGATATTATTCGTCAATTCTATGTATTGGTAGATCAGAATTTTAGAGAGAAAAAGCAAGTAAAAGATTATGCCGATATTCTCTGCCGTTCTCCTAAGACCTTGTCCAATTTGTTTTCTGCTTGCAGTCTTCCATCTCCATTGAAGGTTATTCATGAACGCATAGAGGCAGAGGCAAAAAGGCTGTTATTATATACAGGGAAAAGTGCTAAGGAAATCGGCTTGATTCTAGGATTTGAAGATTTGGCTTCGTTCAGCCGATTCTTCAAAAAGATGACTGGAGAGGGTGTTTCGGATTATAGAAAAAGGGTGCAACGGGAAGAATTGCCAATAATTGAGGAATAA
- a CDS encoding alpha/beta hydrolase, whose amino-acid sequence MKKFLILSISFMTTMLFAQNPIEFPLWPDGAPSSNGLDGVEEDLDGGRMANVVNPSITVYPAVKPNGMAIIMCPGGGYVRLAMNHEGHDMASWFNAQGITYIVMKYRMPNGHHEVPLSDAEQAMLLVRKHATEWGVNPQRVGIMGASAGGHLAASLASLYSSEKTRPDFQILFYPVISMVKGVTHEGSRKGLLGENPPLELEQKYSLERQVSSHSPQAFIMLSSDDGAVPPINGIGYFLALRDQKVPACLHVYPTGGHGWGFRDGFAYKRQWTCELEKWLREGLVFPVAEK is encoded by the coding sequence ATGAAGAAATTCCTAATTCTGTCTATATCGTTTATGACAACAATGTTATTTGCCCAAAATCCCATTGAGTTTCCCTTGTGGCCCGATGGCGCACCCAGCAGTAATGGACTGGATGGCGTGGAAGAAGACCTGGATGGCGGACGGATGGCTAATGTGGTCAATCCCTCTATCACGGTTTATCCTGCAGTCAAGCCTAACGGCATGGCAATTATCATGTGTCCGGGTGGTGGCTACGTCCGTCTCGCCATGAATCACGAAGGACACGATATGGCTTCCTGGTTCAATGCGCAAGGCATCACTTATATAGTCATGAAGTATCGCATGCCGAACGGGCATCATGAAGTGCCTCTTTCGGATGCGGAACAGGCCATGCTTCTTGTCCGCAAGCATGCGACGGAATGGGGTGTCAATCCGCAACGTGTCGGTATCATGGGAGCATCGGCGGGAGGGCACTTGGCTGCCTCGCTTGCCTCCCTTTACAGCAGTGAAAAGACACGACCCGATTTTCAAATCCTATTCTATCCGGTAATCTCCATGGTGAAAGGTGTAACCCATGAAGGTTCACGCAAAGGCCTCCTTGGAGAAAACCCTCCATTGGAGCTTGAACAGAAATATTCTCTTGAAAGACAGGTATCCTCACATTCTCCGCAAGCATTCATCATGCTTTCTTCGGACGATGGTGCAGTGCCTCCCATCAATGGCATCGGTTATTTCCTTGCCCTGCGCGACCAGAAAGTACCCGCCTGCCTGCACGTTTATCCCACCGGCGGACACGGATGGGGATTTCGCGATGGTTTTGCCTACAAACGCCAATGGACATGCGAGCTGGAAAAGTGGCTGCGCGAGGGGCTTGTGTTTCCGGTGGCCGAAAAATAA
- a CDS encoding FAD-dependent oxidoreductase: MKKYDAIIIGFGKGGKTLALELAKRNYSVAVVERSNKMYGGTCINIGCIPTKTLAHAAKLADKNASWIAKQAYYRQSITQKEEVTSLLRQKNFHNLADNPYITIYTGVGSFVGSDVVEVHMAEDVILLQASQIYINTGAETVIPPIEGIRDNLKVYTSTTIMEMTELPARLVIVGGGYIGLEFASMYASFGSQVTILEGYSELIPKEDRDIAASVQEVLGRKGIVFCLNARVLSVHDSVVVYQDAATDGKYYLEADAILFATGRCPATKELNLKAAGVEVDERGAIIVNEHLQTTNLHIRAIGDVKGGLQFTYISLDDYRIIREDLFGAGDRKMTDREPVSYSVFIDPPLSRIGMSEKEARNKGLDIKVNTLPVVAIPRAKTLGDIDGLFKVIVDANTDKILGCTLFGPDSSEIINLVAMVMKTGQEYTFLRDFIFTHPSMSEALNELMNL, encoded by the coding sequence ATGAAAAAGTATGATGCCATTATTATCGGGTTCGGCAAAGGTGGTAAAACGCTTGCTTTAGAGTTGGCAAAGCGTAACTACTCTGTTGCTGTAGTAGAACGTTCGAATAAAATGTATGGAGGCACTTGCATCAATATTGGTTGTATCCCGACAAAAACTTTGGCACATGCTGCGAAGTTGGCAGATAAAAATGCTTCTTGGATCGCGAAGCAGGCATATTATCGCCAGTCTATTACGCAGAAGGAAGAAGTAACTTCTTTGCTACGCCAAAAGAATTTCCATAATCTGGCAGATAATCCTTATATAACAATATATACAGGTGTAGGCTCTTTTGTCGGGTCGGATGTTGTGGAAGTACACATGGCAGAGGATGTTATCCTGTTACAAGCATCGCAAATTTATATTAATACAGGTGCAGAAACAGTTATTCCTCCTATAGAAGGAATAAGAGATAATCTGAAAGTATATACCAGCACCACCATTATGGAAATGACGGAATTGCCAGCTCGTCTTGTTATTGTGGGCGGTGGCTATATAGGCCTGGAGTTTGCTTCTATGTATGCTTCTTTCGGTTCACAGGTGACGATACTTGAAGGTTATTCGGAATTGATTCCAAAAGAAGACAGAGATATAGCAGCTAGTGTTCAGGAAGTCTTAGGACGAAAAGGTATTGTTTTCTGTCTGAATGCACGTGTATTGTCTGTACATGATTCAGTAGTTGTTTATCAAGATGCGGCAACAGATGGAAAATATTATTTGGAGGCTGATGCAATATTGTTTGCTACGGGGAGATGTCCTGCTACGAAAGAACTGAATCTGAAAGCAGCAGGTGTGGAAGTGGATGAGAGGGGTGCAATTATTGTTAACGAACATCTGCAAACTACTAATTTGCATATTCGTGCTATTGGTGATGTGAAAGGAGGTTTGCAATTTACATATATTTCTCTTGATGATTATAGGATTATACGTGAAGATTTATTTGGAGCAGGTGACCGCAAAATGACAGATCGCGAACCGGTAAGTTATTCGGTATTCATTGATCCACCTCTTTCCCGGATAGGTATGAGTGAGAAAGAGGCTCGTAATAAAGGTTTGGATATAAAGGTAAATACGTTACCGGTAGTTGCTATTCCACGTGCTAAAACTTTGGGTGATATTGATGGTTTGTTCAAAGTCATTGTGGATGCAAATACAGATAAAATTTTGGGTTGTACTCTTTTTGGTCCGGATTCGAGTGAAATCATTAATTTGGTTGCCATGGTTATGAAGACGGGACAAGAATACACTTTCCTGCGGGACTTTATTTTTACTCATCCAAGCATGAGTGAGGCACTGAATGAGTTGATGAACTTATAA
- a CDS encoding N-acetylmuramoyl-L-alanine amidase-like domain-containing protein, with amino-acid sequence MKVMTKLMFSALCAAAVMASASAQDKSVMLSNGIKYVDVPYVAHTLEVDGPEELIINCDEVDCTTLVEYILAESLTPKQANGDISESAFADNLQKIRYRDGKIDGYTSRLHYIADWINNGVRNGFLKDMSASYCSDTEKLSISYMSSHPEQYKQLTNSKENVAKMKEIEKSLSGQTVHYLPKADLPVKGMPWIKDGDIIAIATNTPGLDVAHLGIAFYVNGKLTLLHASSTQKKVVVSKVALSQMLQDNSKWTGIRVLRMKK; translated from the coding sequence ATGAAAGTAATGACTAAACTTATGTTCAGTGCTCTTTGTGCTGCGGCAGTAATGGCTTCGGCGTCTGCACAAGATAAAAGCGTTATGCTGAGCAATGGGATAAAGTATGTAGATGTTCCGTACGTAGCTCATACGTTGGAAGTGGATGGCCCCGAAGAACTTATCATCAATTGCGATGAAGTGGATTGTACTACCCTTGTAGAGTATATTTTGGCTGAATCTCTCACTCCCAAACAAGCCAACGGTGATATTTCTGAAAGCGCTTTTGCGGACAATTTGCAAAAAATACGCTATCGTGACGGCAAGATTGACGGTTATACCTCGCGTCTGCACTACATTGCAGATTGGATTAACAATGGAGTACGCAACGGTTTCCTTAAAGATATGTCGGCAAGCTATTGTTCTGATACCGAAAAGCTGTCCATCTCTTACATGTCCTCCCATCCTGAGCAGTACAAGCAACTTACCAACTCTAAAGAGAATGTAGCAAAAATGAAAGAGATTGAGAAATCACTATCCGGACAAACCGTTCACTATCTTCCCAAAGCCGACCTGCCTGTCAAAGGAATGCCTTGGATAAAAGATGGAGATATTATTGCTATCGCCACTAATACTCCAGGATTGGATGTAGCCCACTTAGGCATCGCCTTCTATGTAAACGGTAAACTCACCCTATTGCACGCTTCTTCCACCCAGAAGAAAGTCGTTGTCTCAAAGGTTGCCCTGTCACAGATGCTGCAAGACAATAGCAAGTGGACAGGAATCCGGGTATTGAGAATGAAGAAATAA
- a CDS encoding DUF1573 domain-containing protein, translating to MKKIAFYMMMLVMSIGYAYAQGKADIKFEQTTHDFGTFSENSPVVSYTFKFTNIGDAPLVIHQAVASCGCTIPEYTQEPILPGKTGTVKVTYNGTGRYPGHFKKSITLRTNAKTEMMRLFIEGDMTAKDVK from the coding sequence ATGAAGAAAATTGCTTTCTATATGATGATGTTGGTCATGAGTATTGGATATGCTTATGCACAAGGAAAAGCAGACATTAAGTTTGAACAGACTACGCATGATTTCGGGACTTTCTCCGAAAATAGCCCAGTGGTATCTTATACATTCAAGTTCACCAATATAGGTGATGCTCCATTAGTTATCCATCAGGCTGTTGCATCCTGTGGCTGTACCATACCTGAATATACACAGGAGCCGATTCTGCCTGGCAAAACAGGTACTGTAAAAGTTACCTATAACGGAACAGGCAGATATCCTGGACATTTCAAGAAGTCCATCACTCTGCGTACCAATGCCAAAACAGAAATGATGAGATTGTTCATTGAAGGAGATATGACGGCAAAAGATGTCAAATAA
- a CDS encoding S41 family peptidase → MEIKNSKWTALCVLFLGLFSFISCVENTPESVKEPGRYTKDDIKSYSDLFDVFWTTMDQKYNYFNEQKQDWEVVYNEYSPKFKELKTFNRNKQYSRAEISEDCDKAIQYFKDIIDPIIDRHFYVKISFPVSHSYFKSVYFRGGMKNEETIYTYPFKYKYAYMKSRVQPITGIFGEKNDILGGFLLDNPDIYYFGFESFIISRDYILSFDDDYLGIDDKSLYYLAETEIKDTVASKVNNSAAGNILIEKSVECVNKFNSFIKSEVARKAINKMRDFNRSERIDEDFIEALFKAKEKAPDINSELLLLNKIQEFVLNPDYTEWFKQRLMKHLQFACEYPIFLSHIDKGLNSQYKIDFYKNFLTPLREGKIKKIILDFRGNGGGMVLDARTFIDRFITRNTVFGYQRFKEDNNPFSYTPWIPCMTKTTDVGIKKEIPIVILIDKESASMSEISTLMLKSQGEHVTVVGHYSAGATAGLGDSDQFNGGLREKVGGYLEFYMPLLAMQDASHTVIEGVGIKPDVLLEPLTEEEVYEMIISPKTHIDRTLEQAIKLLEKK, encoded by the coding sequence ATGGAAATAAAGAATAGTAAATGGACTGCACTCTGTGTTTTATTTTTGGGACTGTTTTCTTTTATCAGTTGTGTTGAAAATACCCCTGAATCTGTAAAGGAACCAGGGCGATATACGAAAGATGATATAAAGTCATATTCCGATCTTTTCGATGTTTTTTGGACTACCATGGATCAAAAATACAACTATTTTAACGAGCAGAAGCAGGATTGGGAAGTTGTGTACAATGAATATTCTCCAAAATTTAAAGAGCTTAAGACATTCAATAGGAATAAACAATACAGTAGAGCGGAGATATCAGAGGATTGTGACAAAGCCATACAATATTTTAAAGACATCATTGATCCCATTATAGATCGACATTTTTATGTGAAAATATCATTTCCCGTGTCACATAGTTACTTTAAGAGTGTCTATTTTCGAGGTGGAATGAAAAATGAAGAAACAATATATACTTATCCTTTTAAATATAAGTATGCATATATGAAATCCAGAGTACAACCGATAACGGGAATTTTTGGAGAAAAGAATGATATACTGGGTGGTTTCTTGTTGGATAATCCAGATATCTATTATTTCGGATTTGAATCATTTATAATAAGTCGTGATTATATACTTTCGTTTGATGATGATTATTTGGGAATAGATGATAAGAGTCTGTACTATTTGGCTGAAACAGAAATAAAAGACACTGTTGCAAGTAAAGTGAATAACTCTGCTGCAGGAAATATTCTGATTGAAAAATCCGTGGAATGCGTGAATAAATTCAACTCTTTTATAAAGTCTGAAGTTGCAAGAAAAGCTATAAATAAAATGAGAGATTTTAATCGATCGGAAAGAATAGATGAGGATTTTATTGAGGCCTTATTTAAGGCAAAAGAAAAAGCCCCTGATATAAATAGCGAATTATTGCTATTAAATAAAATTCAAGAGTTTGTTTTAAATCCTGATTATACAGAATGGTTTAAACAACGCCTGATGAAGCATTTGCAGTTTGCATGTGAATATCCTATTTTTCTTTCACATATAGATAAAGGTCTCAATAGCCAATATAAGATAGATTTCTACAAGAATTTTTTAACTCCTCTCAGGGAAGGTAAGATAAAAAAGATAATATTGGATTTTAGGGGAAATGGTGGAGGTATGGTCCTTGATGCAAGAACATTTATAGATCGATTTATCACTCGAAATACTGTTTTTGGTTATCAAAGATTTAAAGAAGATAATAATCCTTTCAGTTACACTCCATGGATTCCTTGTATGACTAAAACAACAGATGTTGGAATAAAAAAAGAAATCCCTATAGTTATCCTTATAGATAAAGAGAGTGCAAGTATGTCTGAAATTAGTACTTTGATGTTAAAAAGCCAGGGAGAGCATGTAACCGTTGTAGGACATTATAGTGCTGGCGCAACTGCTGGTTTAGGAGATTCGGATCAGTTCAATGGAGGATTGAGAGAAAAAGTAGGCGGTTATCTGGAATTTTATATGCCTTTGCTTGCAATGCAAGATGCCTCTCACACAGTAATAGAAGGCGTAGGTATTAAACCCGATGTTTTACTGGAGCCACTAACTGAGGAGGAAGTTTATGAAATGATTATTTCGCCTAAAACTCACATTGATCGCACATTGGAGCAAGCTATAAAACTTTTGGAGAAAAAATAA